The genomic stretch CTAGATTCTGTGTTCAAGCCAGTAAGCAAAAGATATTGGCCCCAGTGCCACCAGTATAAAAAGGTTTTCTGGAGCCCTCAAGGTTCACCACAGGATGGAAGAAAAACTTGTATGCTCATGGCCCACAGTTGAGAACCACTATTTCAATCCTGTCTAGCCAACAAATCTGTGCTCCTAGCAATATATGTTTCACCTGTAATTATCATTGCCACATCTGTATATGTTAGCATGAGTCCAACTTCTTCTGAACGTGTTATATCCAAATGTCACAGTATAACGGTCACGTAGCATGTTGTAGAATAACGTGGCATCATGTGCCATGAAACCTTGTGGTATTCCATCACGCCATCCACTATGACACTGTGATcttgttgaattattttaacaGACAGTGAAAGTCCAAGGCAACGACATCTCACACAAGCTGCAGATCTCCAGAGTCAGCAAGAGTGACGAAGGACTGTACGAGTGCCGGGTGACACGAGCTAACTACGGAGAGATTGTGGAGTACAAAGCCCAAGCCTGGCTGAAGGTCAACGCTACGGCCAGGCCACGACGACCACTGCAACCTCCCAAGAAAAGCTCCCCGCTGCACCTGACAGACAAGAAGCCGAGAAAGTCCAGCTCACCTATGGGCCAGGACAGCATGAGCTCAGACCAGAGGGTagcctccacctccacctctcaCACATCCTCCAATACAGCTAAACACAACCCCGGCTCAGGTAAGACCCTGGGGGAGGGTTACATAATGAGGGCACTGAGGAACACATAAAACACTCATGTAGCCAGAGTTTTTACTGCCAGCATAAAGTCTGGTCTGTAACCTTCCTGATGTGTTTGACACGTTCATGGGTCACCTACTTTGGTTGAAAAAGCTTAGGGGCTAGGGAGATTCAGAACAACCAACAACAGTCTGCATGCATTTATAAAGTGTAAAATGGCGCTTTCAGAAAACAGACCTCCCCATCATTCAAGTGATCTACACACTCTTATGATTGACCTGTGGATCCAATGAGAACCTTCAGTATCTGGTAGCTCTGAACAGCTCAACAGACTAAACAGACCAGGTCTCATGGCACTATAAAGATATAATGCAGGTGTTGCAGAACAAAAGTACAAGCAAGAAAATGTGACGTGAGAGCCAGTATTTGGCCAAGTAATCATTGAGTCTTTGGTATTGATTAATAGCCCTATCAAACTGTAGCTTCAGTTTTTGTTACAACTTGCACCAGGTACCAGGCTGACTGTTGACATTCTGCTGGTTTTAAGGTGGCGGTGTACCGTTCTGGGAACTCAGAAACATAGAATACTGGCTTTCATCTGACTGGTTGCACATGAAAAAGGTCACGACAAATGTCAAAGGTGAATCTGATTGAACATTCAGTGCAGCTGCAAGGCATAAAATCAGTGCAGCATGCAAGTCCTTCATTGTCATCATTGCTCTCTCCACAGCACACTGATGATGTGGAGAGGGCCTTAAGATCTCCACATGGTCCCCACAGCAGTCCGCAGACCATCTCCTTTGTGGCTGTGTGCACACTGTCCACAACAAGTATTGTGTTCATACTTTCATAAGTCATGCTCCTGTCCATCAAGGAGTTGCCATTGCTCTCCAACACTGTAGTGGGCGCTATGGACAAatctgcagcagcacaaagcaGGGTTGCTGTTGAAGAAGAAATCAGGAAAAGCAGCATGTGATGTTTCTTTGGCTGAGTCAAAATGTGCGGACGTCACAGCACTTAAAGACTTGCAGACTTCTGGGCGCATTCCTGGGAAGTCCGCATGTGCCAAGGGCTGTCCAAATCCACAATTGATCAAGTCTGCAAGGGGCCTTAAGCAGACTTTCGGCTGACTTCCACTGAGTCTGCTTGAGGCACAGACTTCACCATACTTCCCTCGGGAAATTATCCATATCATTTCATCCatgcaataatataaaataataataatatgtacCATATTTTTTGAAGACATAAGGCATATACAGAATATGCATATGCTGAATAGTATGGATGTTATATTCTGCAAAGCTAGACAGGCAAAGGTTGGCTTTGGTAGATTTTGTGCATGTACAGTGTGAGGATCCTCACTCGAGGGTTTAATGTGAATATAATAGGGTTGGCAGCTCATGTTAAGGGAAAATTGTACTGCGTATTCTGACCATACCTGTTAAATCTACTACTGTAATGCAGCAGACCAGCATACATCATGCATAAATTGCAAATATCAATACCTTTTAGAATCCTTAAGAAAAATACTTTGAAATGAGTTACAGGGTCAGGAATTTGAATTCATCTCCATGGAGACACTTGAGGTTTTAAGTCCCGTCTCCTAGCACATTTCATCCCTTCGTGACCTagctgctgcaatctgcaaGGGCTTATTCGGGAAGTCCGCAGGGTGCACCTTTGCATTCAGCCTTTGTTAAAACTTTGCTTTGTTAAAACAATGGctgcatattttctttgtacaaCACATACGTTGTTTTCTACTTGCCTCCTCATTCTTTTCGTctttaaaatatgtctttataTATGTTGGCTACCTGATTGCCAGTCAGATGGAAGAGGCAGTGGTCATGGGTACCAGAGACCAACAGAGGCCAATCAGTAACAGGGAGCTGCAGCTGCCGTGAGTTTCAAAATTGATTTCAAAACTTTACTGTTAATGTTTAAGGCACTACATGGTCAGGGTCCCAGctatattttagaaatgttcATCCCCCATGAGCAGCTCctgagatcctcaggcaggCTTCCTATGGTGCTCAGCtctggaactccctgcctgagCAGGCTGGCCAAATCAGTAGCatcttttttatattcttttccACAACGATTTGGTTTGAATTTCACTGCTCCTTAATTATTGACCTCATTTGCTTTAAACTTTGCTGTttgtagaatttgaaaatgtcctcTAGTGTATCAAAAAAAGACACCTTCGGATATGACCCAGGGACAGTGAGAGGAGAAGgagctgaaagcaacacatacATAGATTGTCTCCAGGATTGTCTCTTTTTTCTACACACAAGAAGTATTGCCATTAGAATAATTTGACAGATGCTATACATAAAAATGCTACACGTACTGGCTTTaagttattataattttttattgaaCTTGAAGAAATGTAATTCATGAGATTTACTGCGATATATCTCCATCATGGGATCGTAATACTCAGTCTGTAATTACATTCAGCAGATTGCAAAGAATATCAATGTTACCTGTGTCCTTCATTAAGCACAGTAAGGCTGAAATCCTTTCAAAGATGTGTGCAGTGTGTTGCgtcctggtagctcacctggtagagcacgtccaccatgtacaaggctgagtccttactgcatgtcatcctccctctctctctctcccacatttcctgtctgtcttcagctgttcctatcaaataaacgcaaaaagcccaaaaatattcttaaaaaattaaaaatagatGTGTGCAGCGTAATACCTATTGAGTTGCCTTAAATATATCTAATTTCAATTAGAAATGGCTACCAGCAGCAACCAAAATGGAACGTCAAAGCAAAGGACAAGTTGTTGTTGCCTCAAATGATTAGAAAACTGCAGTCAGCTGTTATTcagaaataatgataataataataataataataataataataataataataataataacattaaagaaTGGTGTAGGCATGATTAACAAATATAGCAGGAATGACAAAAGCAGAGTTCTCATATTGACCTGTAAGGAATTGAGGTCATTTgtatttacttactttactttgGTTTGTCAACCATTTCCAAAAAGGTGTTTCCCACTAACTTTTAGGATTAAGTACTAAATTGCAACTGTAAAGGCTGATCAGATGTAATAGTGGATTACTACTGCAAACGGTAAAACATCATGTTACTTGGTTAAATACAAAAGGTACatgcatttaaatatttaactctAATACCTACAACTTCAGTCATGTGTGGGTGACTGAATCACTTTGATTTTGTTATTTCACTAATAATATgattaaagagcaacttaacaccagTTGAAAATCTTGGTTTTGCTttagtggtttaacttctcaccttgaaGAGATCTACTGTCACTTTGGGCTGTTTGCacaaaaaaatctcttttttatatatgtaagaAAAGGTGCAGACTGTATGGACTCAACcagagtgttttttatttagtgtAACCATCCAAGATTTCATACCTACATGACAAAACAGGCTGTTTGTCATTGCCCTTCAAATCAACCCATAGGAGCATCTTCtgacctgctgcccctgtggtTATGGACTGGTCAAGTTTAGGGACCTAAAACTACTTAGTTGAGGTTATtattaaaagaaaccaacgttgactgttggtaggagatAGGATGCAAAGAGTGGTCTCCAGTCTCAAAGTCAGACACTTTGTATACCGGTACAGTCACCCTGACCACCTCGAGGTGTACTGGTGTACAACGGTGGTCACACTACTTCCGCCTTTGTTGCTAAgagagattatttttattacaacaaGAAGATGGTCATGTTTGAACAAACAATcaatgctgtcattttctggtgaggacggtCTCAAGCCATCAGTAAAAACCTAACCCTAAACTAAGCTGAGACAAAATAATGAACTAAAACTGAACAACACTGATGTGGCTGCATTTTCATACTAAATAGACAAATTACATATTTGTAGCAATGAGCTATCATTTACCCATAACTT from Siniperca chuatsi isolate FFG_IHB_CAS linkage group LG19, ASM2008510v1, whole genome shotgun sequence encodes the following:
- the vstm2a gene encoding V-set and transmembrane domain-containing protein 2A isoform X2; the protein is MMWTSHDTVGFVFLVGFFQFGFSFEGRFTDLPSNMTVKEGQNIEMACAFQSGTASVYLEIQWWFVKAPEPTDSEEDDDAEEMEMIPEPDPDDEGTKISTVKVQGNDISHKLQISRVSKSDEGLYECRVTRANYGEIVEYKAQAWLKVNATARPRRPLQPPKKSSPLHLTDKKPRKSSSPMGQDSMSSDQRVASTSTSHTSSNTAKHNPGSGGGVPFWELRNIEYWLSSDWLHMKKVTTNVKAH
- the vstm2a gene encoding V-set and transmembrane domain-containing protein 2A isoform X1; this encodes MMWTSHDTVGFVFLVGFFQFGFSFEGRFTDLPSNMTVKEGQNIEMACAFQSGTASVYLEIQWWFVKAPEPTDSEEDDDAEEMEMIPEPDPDDEGTKISTVKVQGNDISHKLQISRVSKSDEGLYECRVTRANYGEIVEYKAQAWLKVNATARPRRPLQPPKKSSPLHLTDKKPRKSSSPMGQDSMSSDQRVASTSTSHTSSNTAKHNPGSGGGVPFWELRNIEYWLSSDWLHMKKVTTNVKVRWKRQWSWVPETNRGQSVTGSCSCREFQN